In Hyphomicrobiales bacterium, a single window of DNA contains:
- a CDS encoding class II aldolase/adducin family protein, whose amino-acid sequence MKDDETIRREIIATCNFMNDKGINQGTSGNISVRVDGGFLITPSGVPYAEMQPDDIVFMKIDATHSGPRKPSTEWRFHRDIMEKKPEVGCTIHLHSMFCTTMSILRREIPAVHYMIAAVNGPTVPCVPYVTWGTQELADYIVDALKDRLACLLANHGMVCIGPNLRRAAWLAVEVEALAAQYWRALQVGVPHVLPDAEIANVMERFKSYGQGSEKRNPSCC is encoded by the coding sequence ATGAAAGACGATGAAACCATCCGTCGCGAGATTATCGCAACGTGCAACTTCATGAACGACAAGGGCATCAACCAGGGCACGTCCGGCAACATCAGTGTTCGCGTCGACGGCGGATTCCTGATCACGCCCTCGGGCGTGCCCTACGCCGAGATGCAGCCCGACGACATCGTCTTCATGAAGATCGACGCCACCCACTCCGGCCCACGCAAACCGTCAACCGAATGGCGCTTTCACCGCGACATCATGGAGAAGAAACCGGAAGTCGGCTGCACGATTCATCTCCATTCGATGTTCTGCACCACGATGTCGATCCTGCGGCGCGAAATTCCGGCAGTCCATTATATGATCGCCGCCGTGAATGGCCCGACAGTTCCCTGCGTGCCCTACGTCACGTGGGGGACGCAGGAACTGGCAGACTACATCGTGGACGCCCTGAAAGACCGCCTGGCCTGCCTTTTGGCCAATCACGGTATGGTCTGTATCGGACCCAATCTGAGGCGCGCGGCATGGCTGGCCGTCGAAGTCGAGGCTCTGGCCGCGCAATACTGGCGCGCATTGCAGGTCGGCGTCCCTCACGTGCTGCCGGACGCGGAAATCGCCAACGTCATGGAGCGCTTCAAGAGCTACGGTCAAGGAAGCGAAAAACGCAATCCAAGCTGTTGCTGA
- a CDS encoding extracellular solute-binding protein — protein sequence MNSLNRRHLLTTGAATLGAVAAGPFAPFIGRARAATPTLRLLMWQPYAIKEIVDEFEKTTGAKFAPTFFDGNSEAFNKLKVGGTKDFDMVMADGFWPRLYFRQGLTKAVDYSKIPNMSGVFPDFLPSSFKLLADEEGKNNVAAPNCWGGYGITVNTSAIAPEDVGSIDLLLNSKYGGHFATNSRFEENIALMGILAATRLGTKDQPRPDGKPFNPYQLTDTELDETKRLLIEQKKLLLTRYQDYDSLDRLMRANSVWAAPEFAETYRHLTVLKRDGKLPFEVQHVLKPKEGGLGWVDTWMISSEADPERTDLAHAWINLFLQKENYARVVRSTGYGGVVDVRSILTPDESELYFQSRSAEASQLHMFDQPSSPEKWERIWSDVEAS from the coding sequence TTGAATTCACTCAATCGCCGTCACCTCCTCACGACCGGGGCGGCAACACTCGGCGCTGTCGCCGCCGGACCTTTTGCGCCGTTCATCGGGCGTGCGCGGGCGGCCACGCCCACCTTGCGGCTCCTCATGTGGCAGCCCTATGCCATCAAGGAAATCGTCGACGAATTCGAGAAAACCACAGGTGCCAAGTTCGCACCCACTTTCTTCGATGGCAATTCCGAAGCCTTCAACAAGCTCAAGGTCGGCGGCACCAAAGACTTCGACATGGTGATGGCCGACGGCTTCTGGCCCCGCCTTTATTTCCGCCAGGGACTTACGAAGGCGGTGGACTATTCAAAGATTCCCAACATGAGCGGTGTCTTCCCCGATTTCCTGCCAAGCAGTTTCAAGCTGCTGGCTGATGAGGAGGGCAAGAACAATGTTGCGGCACCCAATTGCTGGGGCGGCTACGGCATCACCGTCAACACGAGTGCCATCGCGCCCGAAGACGTGGGCTCGATCGATCTGCTCCTGAACAGCAAGTACGGCGGCCACTTCGCCACAAACTCACGGTTTGAAGAAAACATCGCGCTGATGGGGATCCTCGCTGCGACGCGGCTGGGGACGAAGGACCAGCCCAGGCCCGACGGGAAACCGTTCAACCCCTACCAGCTCACCGATACCGAACTGGATGAGACGAAGCGGCTCCTCATCGAGCAGAAGAAGCTGTTGCTGACGCGCTACCAGGATTACGATTCACTCGACCGCCTGATGCGCGCAAACTCCGTGTGGGCTGCGCCGGAATTCGCCGAAACCTACCGCCACCTCACCGTGCTGAAGCGCGATGGAAAACTCCCGTTCGAGGTCCAGCACGTGCTGAAGCCGAAGGAGGGCGGCCTCGGTTGGGTCGATACGTGGATGATCAGTTCCGAAGCGGATCCGGAGCGTACCGACCTTGCCCATGCCTGGATCAACCTGTTCCTTCAAAAAGAGAACTATGCAAGGGTCGTGCGTTCCACCGGTTATGGAGGAGTGGTCGATGTGCGGTCCATCCTTACGCCCGACGAATCCGAACTCTACTTCCAGAGCAGAAGCGCCGAGGCAAGCCAGCTCCATATGTTTGACCAGCCCTCTTCCCCCGAGAAATGGGAGAGGATCTGGTCGGACGTTGAAGCATCCTGA
- the iolD gene encoding 3D-(3,5/4)-trihydroxycyclohexane-1,2-dione acylhydrolase (decyclizing): MLMSTLRLTMAQALVRYLINQFTIVEGKEVPLFPGMFGIFGHGNVTCLSEALEAVKDVFPTWRGQNEQSMALAAIGFAKAKRRRQIMVATSSIGPGALNMVTAAGVAHSNRLPILILSGDTFVNRRPDPVMQQVEHFNNPTINVNDAFKAVTRYWDRIVHPEQIISSLPQAVAVMLDPADCGPAFIALPQDIQEVAWDYPAKFFEKTVHDVPRARPDKKRVAEAIRLLKAAKRPLIIAGGGTRYSGAEELVAQFAVDHGVPITETIAGKSTVPHDHPAYAGPIGIVGSTSANALAADADVIVAIGTRLMDFTTGSWTLFHQDSKFISINTARWDATKHRALAVVGDAKETVEELATALKGWKVDAAWTKKAKSLMAEWNTALDGYQKPTNAPVPTYAQVVGVVNKKAEPRDYMLTAAGGLPGETMKNWRCKTTNSYDLEFGFSCMGYEIAGGWGAKMADPTRDVIVMVGDGSYLLMNSDIYSSVLTGHKLIVIVCDNGGYAVISRLQQFKGTPGFNNLLKDCKTAIEPFSVDFVKHAESMGAYARKVNSLAELEQAMDWAKGNDRTTVISIVSDAYTWTPGDALWDVGVPQVSSRDAVNDSAKYQADVRSKQRVGV; this comes from the coding sequence ATGCTGATGTCCACACTCCGACTGACCATGGCCCAGGCGCTGGTGCGCTATCTGATCAACCAGTTCACCATCGTGGAGGGCAAGGAGGTGCCGCTTTTCCCCGGCATGTTCGGCATCTTCGGGCACGGCAACGTCACCTGTCTCTCCGAGGCGCTGGAAGCGGTGAAGGACGTGTTCCCAACCTGGCGTGGGCAGAACGAACAATCGATGGCATTGGCTGCCATCGGCTTCGCCAAAGCCAAGCGCCGCAGGCAGATCATGGTGGCGACCTCCTCCATCGGGCCCGGTGCCCTCAACATGGTGACGGCAGCGGGTGTTGCCCATTCCAACCGCCTGCCCATCCTCATCCTTTCGGGCGATACCTTCGTCAACCGCCGCCCTGATCCGGTGATGCAGCAGGTCGAGCACTTCAACAATCCCACCATCAACGTGAACGATGCCTTCAAGGCCGTGACGCGGTACTGGGACCGCATCGTGCATCCCGAACAGATCATCTCGTCGCTTCCGCAGGCTGTCGCTGTGATGCTGGACCCGGCTGACTGCGGACCGGCCTTCATTGCCCTGCCGCAGGACATTCAGGAAGTGGCGTGGGATTACCCCGCCAAGTTCTTCGAGAAGACGGTGCATGACGTGCCGCGCGCCCGCCCCGACAAGAAACGGGTGGCGGAAGCCATCCGTCTGCTCAAGGCTGCAAAGCGCCCGCTTATCATTGCCGGAGGCGGCACGCGCTATTCGGGCGCCGAGGAGCTGGTGGCGCAGTTCGCTGTCGATCACGGCGTTCCCATCACCGAGACCATCGCCGGAAAATCGACGGTGCCGCATGATCATCCCGCCTATGCCGGTCCCATCGGCATCGTGGGCTCGACGTCGGCCAACGCGCTTGCGGCGGATGCCGATGTGATCGTCGCCATCGGGACGCGGCTCATGGACTTCACCACGGGGTCCTGGACGCTGTTCCACCAGGACTCCAAGTTCATTTCCATCAACACGGCACGCTGGGATGCCACAAAGCATCGCGCGCTGGCCGTGGTTGGCGATGCAAAGGAAACAGTGGAAGAGCTGGCGACAGCCCTGAAGGGCTGGAAAGTCGATGCCGCGTGGACCAAGAAGGCCAAATCTCTCATGGCGGAGTGGAACACGGCGCTGGATGGCTACCAGAAGCCCACCAACGCGCCTGTGCCGACATACGCGCAAGTGGTTGGCGTGGTGAACAAGAAGGCCGAGCCGCGCGACTACATGCTCACGGCCGCCGGCGGCTTGCCCGGCGAGACCATGAAAAACTGGCGCTGCAAGACCACGAATTCCTACGACCTGGAGTTCGGCTTCTCCTGCATGGGTTATGAGATTGCGGGCGGCTGGGGCGCCAAGATGGCGGACCCGACGCGCGATGTCATCGTCATGGTGGGCGACGGTTCCTACCTGCTGATGAACTCCGACATCTATTCATCGGTGCTGACCGGCCACAAGCTCATCGTCATCGTCTGTGACAATGGCGGCTATGCGGTGATCAGCCGGCTGCAGCAGTTCAAGGGAACCCCCGGCTTCAACAACCTGTTGAAGGATTGCAAGACGGCGATCGAGCCCTTCAGCGTGGATTTTGTGAAACACGCGGAATCGATGGGCGCCTATGCCCGCAAGGTGAACAGCCTTGCCGAACTGGAGCAGGCCATGGACTGGGCCAAAGGCAATGACCGGACGACGGTGATCTCCATTGTCTCGGACGCTTACACGTGGACGCCGGGCGATGCCCTGTGGGACGTGGGCGTGCCGCAGGTGTCGTCGCGCGATGCGGTGAATGACAGCGCCAAATACCAGGCTGACGTGCGCTCGAAGCAGCGCGTCGGCGTCTAA
- a CDS encoding hydroxyacid dehydrogenase, whose amino-acid sequence MNKHVLVAGKVHEAGLALLRARAGITVDLVEAVTTESYRPFLSTADAILIRTQPMTVHEIALAPRLQIVSRHGVGYDAVDVAALNARGIALAIVGDVNSRAVAEHTLMLMLAAARRTVAHHIASTTGHWNERNRFDAVELDGKTLLVLGFGRIGRRVAELGKAFGMTVFAFDPYVTAESMKSLDVRPAGTLDEALALADYVSVHMPGGKGPVLGAAELSNMKPGAIVVNAARGGVVDELALDKALRNRRLRAAALDVLMQEPPSPDHPLLSNPFVTISPHNAGLTEECARRMSIAAAQNILDCFDGRLNPALVVNEQSLSKIS is encoded by the coding sequence ATGAACAAACATGTCCTGGTGGCTGGCAAGGTGCATGAGGCAGGTCTGGCATTGCTGCGGGCGCGGGCCGGTATCACCGTCGATCTTGTCGAAGCGGTGACGACGGAGTCCTATCGTCCCTTTCTGTCCACGGCAGATGCCATCCTCATTCGCACCCAGCCCATGACGGTCCACGAGATCGCCCTTGCGCCCCGGCTGCAGATCGTCTCCCGCCATGGCGTCGGCTATGATGCAGTCGACGTGGCTGCACTCAACGCGCGTGGCATTGCCCTTGCCATCGTCGGTGATGTGAACTCCCGGGCCGTGGCGGAGCATACGTTGATGCTCATGCTGGCCGCGGCCCGCCGCACCGTTGCGCACCACATCGCATCCACCACGGGCCACTGGAACGAACGAAATCGTTTTGACGCGGTCGAACTGGACGGCAAGACCCTGCTCGTCCTGGGATTCGGCCGCATTGGCCGCCGGGTTGCGGAACTGGGCAAGGCCTTCGGCATGACCGTTTTTGCCTTCGATCCCTACGTCACCGCCGAGAGCATGAAATCTCTCGACGTGAGGCCCGCCGGCACCCTCGATGAGGCGCTTGCCCTGGCCGACTATGTCAGCGTTCACATGCCAGGCGGAAAGGGCCCGGTGCTTGGTGCTGCTGAACTGTCGAACATGAAGCCGGGCGCAATTGTCGTGAACGCGGCGCGGGGCGGCGTTGTCGATGAACTGGCGCTGGACAAGGCCTTGCGCAACCGGCGGCTGCGCGCCGCGGCGCTGGATGTTCTCATGCAGGAGCCGCCCTCCCCTGATCACCCGCTCCTGAGCAATCCCTTTGTCACCATCAGCCCGCACAATGCGGGGCTTACCGAGGAATGCGCGAGACGCATGTCCATCGCCGCCGCGCAGAACATCCTCGATTGCTTTGACGGCCGACTGAACCCTGCCCTCGTCGTGAACGAACAATCGCTGAGCAAGATTTCCTGA
- a CDS encoding MurR/RpiR family transcriptional regulator, translating to MGRKANTGGAAPGNYEGVVNLITARYDSLSSGFQQVARFFTQNPNVIALESISAIAAKSAVHPSTLVRFAQHLGYAGFKDLQAVFQMRLATAAPGFRERISVLEDEISRNTSHGNVGFLRSMVVRDSAALQGLLEAVPERSLRRAAELCARAHCIYVAGQLRSEPIAILMRYLMTMLQRKVILMDSAGGLAQEIAMTMGRDDVLVAIAFRHYAKEVVAIADHAAKTKVPLLAITDSPLSPLAKSAEVLFTIPEDEYMFSRSLAAPMCLVQTIATATAALLHARKPDDVRIPSVTGIAQDASARFPAAEEKRRVRK from the coding sequence ATGGGCAGGAAGGCGAATACTGGCGGGGCTGCGCCCGGCAATTATGAGGGCGTGGTCAACCTGATCACGGCCCGCTACGACTCGCTCTCCAGCGGCTTCCAGCAGGTCGCCCGGTTCTTCACGCAGAATCCCAATGTGATTGCGCTGGAATCGATCAGCGCCATTGCGGCCAAGAGTGCGGTTCACCCCTCCACACTGGTGCGCTTTGCGCAGCATCTGGGCTATGCGGGATTCAAGGACCTGCAGGCGGTGTTCCAGATGCGGCTGGCCACGGCTGCGCCCGGATTCAGGGAGCGCATTTCTGTTCTGGAAGACGAGATTTCACGCAACACCTCGCACGGCAATGTCGGTTTCCTGCGCAGCATGGTGGTGCGCGACAGTGCGGCCTTGCAAGGATTGCTGGAAGCGGTGCCAGAGCGCAGCCTGCGGCGCGCCGCCGAACTGTGCGCGCGCGCCCATTGCATCTATGTGGCGGGTCAGTTGCGCTCGGAGCCCATTGCCATCCTGATGCGCTATCTCATGACCATGCTGCAGCGGAAGGTGATTCTGATGGATTCCGCCGGAGGGCTGGCGCAGGAGATCGCCATGACCATGGGGCGCGATGATGTCCTGGTGGCCATCGCCTTCCGTCACTACGCCAAGGAAGTGGTGGCAATTGCCGATCACGCCGCCAAGACCAAAGTGCCACTTCTGGCCATTACCGACAGCCCGTTGTCACCGCTGGCCAAATCCGCCGAAGTGCTGTTCACCATTCCGGAAGACGAGTACATGTTCTCGCGCTCGCTTGCCGCGCCCATGTGTCTCGTCCAGACGATTGCAACCGCCACGGCGGCATTGCTGCATGCCCGCAAGCCCGATGATGTCCGTATTCCGAGCGTGACGGGAATTGCCCAGGATGCCTCAGCCCGGTTTCCTGCGGCCGAGGAGAAGCGGAGGGTGCGCAAATGA
- a CDS encoding Gfo/Idh/MocA family oxidoreductase — protein sequence MKEIGIGLIGTGFMGKAHAIAYRTALSAFPDIPTPRLVAVADVNGDAAKKAAHQYGFETATGDWKQLIANPAVQVVSITTPNSMHKEMALAAIAAGKHVHCEKPLSPTLAESFEMVKSAEAKGVCTQVGFNYIKNPLLKLARQMVEAGELGEITGFRGIHAEDYMHDPQSPWTWRIDPSGGPGVIADLGSHIIGMARFLLGDIAEVSADVRTVIKQRPVARGAKETKPVEVDDVARLLVQFGRGCGGTIEANWIQTGRKMQLGFELTGEKGSLVFTQERLNELLYYRAGGDARHVGFTRIEAGPQHEPYGGFCVAGGHQLGFNDLKTIEMAEFLGGIARGKSAGPDFREAYEIQKVVDAAIASSKQRNWIKV from the coding sequence ATGAAAGAGATCGGCATTGGATTGATCGGAACCGGCTTCATGGGCAAGGCCCATGCCATTGCCTATCGCACTGCCCTGTCGGCCTTTCCGGACATCCCCACGCCTCGGCTGGTTGCCGTGGCGGATGTGAATGGGGACGCCGCAAAAAAGGCTGCGCATCAATACGGTTTCGAAACCGCGACGGGAGACTGGAAGCAGCTGATCGCGAACCCGGCGGTGCAGGTTGTCTCGATCACCACGCCCAATTCCATGCACAAGGAGATGGCGCTCGCGGCCATCGCCGCGGGCAAGCACGTACATTGCGAAAAGCCCCTGTCGCCCACGTTGGCGGAGTCCTTCGAAATGGTGAAGTCCGCCGAGGCGAAAGGTGTGTGCACGCAGGTGGGCTTCAACTACATCAAGAATCCGCTGCTCAAGCTGGCGCGGCAGATGGTGGAGGCTGGCGAACTTGGCGAGATCACGGGCTTCCGCGGCATTCACGCGGAAGACTACATGCATGATCCGCAAAGCCCATGGACGTGGCGGATCGATCCGTCGGGCGGGCCTGGTGTGATCGCGGATCTTGGTTCGCACATCATCGGCATGGCGCGCTTCCTGCTGGGCGACATTGCCGAGGTGAGCGCCGATGTGCGCACGGTCATCAAGCAGCGTCCGGTGGCGCGGGGCGCCAAGGAGACGAAGCCTGTCGAAGTCGACGATGTGGCGCGCCTTCTCGTGCAGTTCGGGCGTGGCTGTGGCGGCACCATCGAGGCGAACTGGATTCAGACCGGCCGCAAGATGCAACTGGGCTTCGAGCTCACGGGCGAGAAGGGAAGTCTCGTGTTCACGCAGGAACGCCTCAACGAATTGCTCTATTACAGAGCAGGTGGCGACGCGCGTCACGTGGGGTTCACGCGGATCGAGGCCGGCCCGCAGCATGAACCCTATGGCGGCTTCTGCGTGGCAGGCGGCCACCAGCTGGGCTTCAACGACCTCAAGACCATCGAGATGGCCGAATTCCTCGGCGGCATTGCCAGGGGAAAGAGCGCAGGTCCCGATTTTCGCGAGGCCTATGAGATCCAGAAGGTCGTGGACGCGGCCATCGCCTCGTCGAAGCAGCGGAACTGGATCAAGGTCTGA
- a CDS encoding NAD-dependent succinate-semialdehyde dehydrogenase, with amino-acid sequence MDMALAQFINGAWRRGRNGEQITIVDPATEETLDVLASASIADTEEAIAAAAAAFRTWRATPAWTRADILHKCADVMVARTEEAARRITLEAGKPLAQSRREWQLSIDQFRWYAEEARRIHGRITESRAPGGRLEVHHEPVGVVAAFTAWNFPAVLIARKVAPALAAGCSIIVRPSRETPGTAAILVDCLRQAGVPAGVISLVVGPTSTTYDVLMKSPVVRKVSLTGSSQVGQQMLRDAAGTFKRATMELGGNAPVIVFDDANLEATLDICVPVKFANAGQVCVTGDRFYVHASIYGKFVDGFAARAKALKLGHGLDDTTQMGPLINARRIAAIDAIVADARKRGGRVVAGGERPSDKNKGFFYAPTVIADLPDDALALAEENFGPIAAITSFSTDEEVYARANATELGLSAYAFTRDPRRMRETVAQLEAGMVGINSFALAAAEAPFGGIKASGMGREGGGEGIHDYLNVKLAQMSV; translated from the coding sequence ATGGATATGGCATTGGCGCAGTTCATCAACGGTGCATGGCGCAGGGGCCGGAACGGCGAGCAAATCACCATCGTCGATCCCGCAACGGAAGAGACGCTGGATGTGCTCGCCAGCGCGTCCATTGCCGATACAGAGGAAGCGATTGCCGCCGCCGCAGCCGCCTTCCGCACATGGCGCGCAACTCCCGCCTGGACGCGGGCCGACATTCTCCACAAGTGCGCCGATGTGATGGTGGCGCGGACAGAGGAAGCCGCTCGTCGGATCACCCTCGAAGCCGGCAAGCCGCTGGCCCAGTCGCGCCGTGAATGGCAGCTCTCCATTGACCAGTTCCGCTGGTATGCCGAGGAAGCCCGCCGCATCCATGGCCGCATCACCGAGAGCCGCGCGCCCGGCGGCCGCCTGGAAGTGCATCACGAGCCGGTAGGCGTCGTTGCCGCCTTCACGGCCTGGAACTTCCCCGCCGTCCTCATCGCCCGCAAGGTCGCCCCCGCTCTGGCCGCGGGATGCAGCATCATCGTCCGCCCCTCGCGGGAAACGCCTGGCACCGCAGCCATCCTGGTGGATTGCCTCCGTCAGGCGGGCGTTCCTGCGGGGGTCATCAGTCTCGTGGTCGGGCCGACGTCAACCACCTACGATGTCCTGATGAAGTCACCGGTGGTGCGCAAGGTCTCCCTCACCGGCTCCTCCCAGGTCGGACAGCAAATGCTCCGTGACGCTGCTGGCACGTTCAAGCGCGCCACCATGGAATTGGGCGGCAATGCGCCGGTCATCGTCTTCGATGATGCCAATCTTGAGGCCACACTGGACATCTGCGTCCCAGTGAAATTCGCCAACGCCGGACAAGTCTGCGTCACCGGTGATCGCTTCTATGTGCATGCCTCGATCTACGGAAAATTCGTCGACGGATTCGCCGCGCGGGCAAAGGCGCTGAAACTCGGCCATGGACTTGATGACACAACGCAGATGGGGCCCCTGATCAACGCCCGCCGCATCGCCGCGATCGACGCTATCGTCGCTGACGCACGCAAGCGCGGGGGTCGCGTTGTGGCCGGTGGTGAGCGCCCTTCGGACAAGAACAAGGGTTTCTTTTACGCCCCCACCGTGATCGCAGACTTGCCCGATGATGCTTTGGCGCTGGCCGAGGAAAACTTCGGGCCCATCGCCGCTATCACATCCTTCAGCACCGACGAAGAGGTCTATGCCCGCGCCAACGCCACCGAACTCGGTCTGTCGGCTTACGCCTTCACCCGCGATCCCCGGCGCATGCGCGAAACGGTGGCGCAGCTTGAGGCGGGGATGGTGGGCATCAACAGCTTCGCCCTCGCGGCAGCCGAAGCACCCTTTGGCGGCATCAAGGCCTCCGGCATGGGCCGCGAAGGCGGCGGCGAGGGCATCCATGACTATCTCAACGTCAAACTCGCACAGATGTCGGTGTGA
- a CDS encoding DeoR/GlpR transcriptional regulator — MSEFKRPFSALGMSQLLPCVEFFFFSSKDIQQYCYQLQDNAIKCKISQMPCRNGQGGRAVAVLAEERQKQILSLVQSHRSISITDIQRSLNVSRETIRRDLLMLAEQRKLRKTHGGAISLESTEPEMAVRQTTNVGGKRAIGLLAATMIPDGASVILASGTTVQSAADALQGRQSLTVFTNCIASALKLSGRNRNRIHLLGGEIQSQNQACLGRDATQMLSNYFADFVLVGAGAIAPNGCIMDFSREEAELHNLMVHSAQTVIVLADHQKFGRYAPVRVETLDKAHYLVTDKEPNREMAEVLSPLAVDVLVANPKSQ, encoded by the coding sequence TTGAGTGAATTCAAGCGTCCTTTCAGTGCCTTGGGCATGTCTCAGCTCCTTCCCTGTGTTGAATTCTTCTTTTTCAGTTCAAAAGACATACAACAATATTGCTACCAATTGCAAGATAATGCTATAAAGTGCAAAATATCACAAATGCCCTGCCGCAACGGACAGGGCGGGAGAGCCGTCGCCGTGCTTGCAGAAGAGCGTCAGAAGCAGATTCTTTCGTTGGTCCAATCTCACCGTTCGATCTCGATCACAGACATCCAGCGAAGCCTGAATGTCTCTCGGGAAACGATCCGGCGGGATTTGCTGATGCTTGCTGAACAACGGAAGCTGCGGAAGACTCATGGCGGCGCGATTTCGCTTGAAAGCACCGAGCCGGAAATGGCCGTCCGCCAGACCACCAACGTCGGAGGCAAGCGCGCCATTGGCCTCCTCGCCGCAACCATGATCCCCGATGGCGCTTCTGTCATTCTGGCCAGCGGAACAACCGTGCAGAGCGCCGCCGATGCCCTGCAGGGCCGCCAATCGCTGACGGTCTTCACCAATTGCATCGCCAGCGCCCTCAAACTTTCAGGCCGCAACAGGAACCGCATTCACTTGTTGGGCGGCGAGATCCAATCCCAGAACCAGGCGTGTCTCGGGCGCGACGCAACACAGATGCTTTCAAACTATTTCGCGGATTTCGTGCTGGTGGGTGCGGGCGCTATCGCTCCAAACGGGTGCATCATGGACTTCAGCCGTGAAGAGGCCGAGCTTCACAACCTGATGGTCCACTCAGCCCAGACGGTCATCGTACTCGCCGACCACCAGAAGTTTGGGCGTTACGCCCCGGTGCGCGTCGAAACACTCGACAAGGCGCACTACCTCGTCACTGACAAGGAACCGAACAGGGAGATGGCTGAAGTGCTGTCGCCCCTCGCTGTCGATGTTCTGGTCGCAAATCCAAAATCACAATAG